In the Helicobacter typhlonius genome, one interval contains:
- a CDS encoding TylF/MycF/NovP-related O-methyltransferase, which translates to MIHIDDIKNVEKDSILLLAYNADYLAREAAKEAFIHHIKYDSLCQGQPVARYYHLHKNVWDTLTYEFNHSPLPHFYSSDFENIMQAISITQHLEGDIVEIGTFQGSSARAMLNFIHRSAINKKCYFCDTFEGFTYEEAQDSIDLRWANTHTETSLQRVQEYLSAYSNFTLHKANIITDNLPESISKICLANIDVDMYEAVKAALYKVKDKVVKNGIIIAEDYGHTPSLTGAQKAVEEFLEENPSCFMPLYMGLSGQMFLIKL; encoded by the coding sequence ATGATTCATATTGATGATATTAAAAATGTAGAAAAAGATAGCATTTTGCTCCTTGCCTACAATGCGGATTATCTCGCTAGAGAAGCCGCCAAAGAAGCCTTTATTCATCATATTAAGTATGATTCGCTGTGTCAGGGACAACCTGTGGCAAGATACTATCACCTCCATAAAAATGTGTGGGATACATTAACTTATGAGTTTAATCACTCTCCATTGCCGCATTTTTACTCAAGCGACTTTGAAAATATTATGCAGGCTATTTCAATCACACAGCATTTAGAGGGAGATATTGTTGAGATTGGCACATTTCAAGGCTCTTCGGCTAGAGCAATGCTTAATTTTATCCATAGAAGTGCTATTAATAAAAAATGCTATTTTTGCGATACATTTGAGGGCTTCACCTATGAGGAGGCTCAAGATTCTATAGATTTGAGATGGGCAAACACACATACAGAAACCTCATTGCAAAGAGTGCAAGAATATTTGAGTGCATATAGCAATTTCACTCTGCATAAAGCAAATATCATCACTGATAACTTGCCAGAATCTATATCTAAAATTTGCCTAGCAAATATTGATGTAGATATGTATGAGGCGGTAAAAGCTGCACTTTATAAGGTAAAAGACAAAGTCGTTAAAAATGGCATTATCATCGCTGAAGATTATGGACATACTCCATCACTTACTGGCGCACAAAAAGCAGTAGAAGAATTTTTAGAAGAAAATCCCTCTTGCTTTATGCCTCTATATATGGGCTTAAGCGGACAGATGTTCCTCATTAAGCTTTAA
- a CDS encoding HAD family hydrolase, with translation MLTLSTLHKTWILDIDGTILKHNGYLQGNDVLLEGVKDFFEKLPKGDKVILLTARKQEELESLQSFLAKEGIIYHHILCDMPLGERILVNDKKPSGLKTAFAINKERDEAFKIAYQIDENL, from the coding sequence ATGCTTACTCTCTCAACTCTACACAAAACTTGGATATTAGATATTGATGGCACGATACTCAAGCATAATGGTTACCTGCAAGGAAACGATGTTTTGCTCGAAGGCGTAAAAGATTTTTTTGAGAAATTGCCTAAGGGTGATAAGGTGATATTGCTCACAGCAAGAAAGCAAGAGGAATTAGAATCTTTGCAATCATTTTTAGCCAAAGAGGGCATTATTTATCATCATATTTTGTGTGATATGCCATTAGGTGAGAGAATCTTAGTCAATGACAAAAAGCCAAGTGGGCTAAAAACCGCCTTTGCTATCAACAAAGAACGCGATGAAGCCTTTAAAATTGCATACCAAATCGATGAAAATTTATAA